A region of the Micromonospora sediminicola genome:
GGCGTACGGTGTGCCAGAGATGCTTCGCGGACATCGAAGCCGACGAGCAGGCGAGAGGCTGAGGAAGTGGCGCACCGACCGCTGACGTTCGACCTGGCCGCCGAGATCGCCGAAACCGTGCGGCCGGCCCTGTCCGACGCCGTCGCGACCACCGACCTCGGCGAGGTCACCCAGGACAAGGGCGGTGGGCACACCGCCCACAAGGTCGACGACGTCGCCGAGCAGGTCCTCTTCGACGCCCTGCGCCGGCGGGGCTTCCAGGGCCAGGTCTTCTCGGAGGAAGCCGGCCTGGTGCGACTGGGCGCGGATCCCCGGATGATCGTCTGCGACCCGTACTGCAACACCACCCTGACCTTCCACGGCGTGCGGGAGTCGGCGGTGGCGGTGTACGAGTACACCGTCGAGGGAGAGTTCCTCAGCGGCGCCATCGCGGACATCCAGATCCCGCGCGTCGTCTGGGCCGGCCCGGACACCGGGGCACACGTCTCCACCCTGGGCGGCGACACCCGGGCGGCGACCTGCTCGAGTGTCCAGCGGGTCGAGGACGCGTTCCTGGTCGTGTCGCTCCTGAAGCGCAACCGCCGCCAGCACCCGCCGCTGACGCTGCTCGCCGGCCCCAAGCTGCTCGGTACGGTCGACGGCGCCATCGTCGCCGCCCGCATCGCCGTCGGTGAGGTGGACGGCTTCGTCGACCACGAGTTCGGCCAGCCGTCCTACGAGACGCTGGCGTACGAGCTGGTGGCCCGAGCCGGCGGGAGGGTGACCGACCCGGCCGGTGAGCCGATCGACTTCGGCGCGATCGTCCGTGGCCTCGGGCGTGGCGAGGTGCGGCGGCACCGGATCCTCGCCATCGCCAACCCGAGCCTGCACCGGGACGTTCGGGCGCACCTCGCCGGCTGACGGGGTAAACCGGTCGACAGGCACACCGGACGCGACCATGGTGGACCGATGCGCCAGGAGGAGATCTGGGACGCCGAGGCAGCCCGGCGCTACGACACCCCGGGCACCGGGATGTTCGCGCCGGACGTGCTCGGGCCCACAGTCGACCGCCTCGCCGCGCTCGCCGGTGACGGACGCGCCCTGGAGTTCGCCGTCGGCACCGGCCGGGTGGCCGTACCGCTGGCCGAACGCGGCGTGCCGGTCAGCGGGATCGAGCTCTCCGTACCCATGGTGGAGCGACTGCGGACGAAGGTCGACGCGGCCACGATCCCGGTGGTGGTCGGCGACATGGCCAGCGCGACCGTGCCCGGTGAGTTCAGCCTGGTCTACCTGGTCTACAACACCGTCGCCAACCTGCTCTCCCAGGCCGAACAGGTGGCCTGCTTCCGCAACGCCGCCCGCCACCTCCGGCCGGGCGGGCGGTTCGTGATCGAGCTGTGGGTGCCCGAGCTGCGTCAGCTCCCCCCGGGCCGGCAGGCGACCGTGTGGCACACCGAGAACGGATACATCGGCCTGGACACCTACGACGTGCTGCGGCAGCGGGTGGTGTCGCACCACGTCCGGTTCGGCGCCGGCCGGGAGGCGCAGATCTTCCGCACCCCGCACCGCTACGTCTGGCCGTCCGAGCTGGACCTCATGGGCGAGCTGGCCGGATTCGCCCTGGAGAGTCGGCACGCCGACTGGACCGGCGCCGAGTTCACCGGAGAGTCGCGCTCGCACGTGTCGGTCTACCGACTGCCCGGCTGACCTACGCTCCCGGCCATGGCGAAGGTTCTCGTCACCGGCATGTCCGGCACCGGCAAGTCGACTGCGCTGCGGATGCTGGCCGCGCGTGGCCACCGCACCGTCGACACCGACTCCGACCGCTGGAGCCGGTGGGTGCCCCTGCCCGACGGTTCGTCCGACTGGATCTGGCGCGAGGACGCGATAACCGACCTGCTCACCGGGCACCGCGCCGGGCACCTGTTCGTCGCCGGGTGCAGGAGCAACCAGGGCCGGTTCTACCCGAGCTTCGACCACGTCGTGCTGCTCAGCGCCCCGGCCGAGGTGCTGCTGACGCGCATCGCCGACCGCACCGACAACCCGTACGGCAAGCGGGCCGAGGAACGGGCCGAGATCCTGCGCAACCTCGCCGAGGTCGAGCCCCTGCTGCGGGCCACCGCCACCGCCGAGGTCGACGCGTCGGCGCCGGTCGAGAGCGTCGTGGGGCACCTGGAGCGCCTCGCCGGCGGGTAGAGTCGGACGCATGTTCGAAAGCGCCCTCGTCAATCTCTACACCTCCGACATCGAGGCCGGCATCCGCTTCTACCGCGACCTGCTCGGCTTCGTCGAGACGTTCCGGACGCCCACCGAGGGCGTCCCGGAGCACGTCGAGTTCCGCCTCGGCGGGTTCACGCTCGGGCTCGGCACCGTCGAGGCGGCCCGGCGCGCCCACGGCGTCGCCGCCGAGCCGGGACGGCCCGCCATGGCGCTGGTCGTGTGGACGCACGACGTCGACGAGGCCTTCGCCCGGCTGGCCGCCGCCGGCGTACCGACGGTTCAGGACCCGCACGACTCGGGCAACGGCAACCGCAACGCCCTGCTGCGGGACCCGGACGGAAACCTCGTGGAGATCGTCTCCAAGGTCGGCTGAGCGGTTTCCGGTTCGTCCGCCCGGGGTCACGCCGACGAGGCGATCAGGCCGGTAGTGGGCACGCAGGCCCCGGAAAGGGGAACAGTGATCGCCGATCAAGGCTTTGATCTGGTGCCCCCGGCAGGATTCGAACCTGCGACACACGGTTTAGGAAACCGATGCTCTATCCCCTGAGCTACGAGGGCGCGAGGGCCCAGTCTAGCGACCTTGGGGTTCACCTGGGGTGGCAGGGAGTGGCCCACGTTCACCCACGTTCCCCGGACCGCCGTTCGTCCAGCCCAGGACCACACACGGAGTCTCGACCGTGTCGACGGTGGCCTCCTCAATCATCGCCTCCAGCACGGCGGTCCCCTTCGAGGCCTTCGGCGGAGGACAGCGGACCGGCGTCGGGGTGCTCGGAGTTCGATGCGCGAGGATGCGGTGGCCGAGTTCGTCGATCTTCGCCGGGAGGCGGAGCGGGCTACGGGCGGAGAACGCCCGGCTGGCGCGTCTGCTCATCAGTTCAGACGTTCCGTCGTGAGGACGGCGTCAGGCACTTGCTCAGGCTGATGTCGTCGACGTAGGTGCCGTCGATCAGGAACTCGCCGGCGTGTCGGCCTTCGACGGCATAACCGTGCTGTTCGTAGAGCCTGGCGCATCGCCTCGGTCAGGGCGGGCAACACGCGATCGGCGATCTGGGCCACCGAGCCGCCACTCAGGTCCATGCCCGTGGATTTCTCCGCGAGCACATGCCCGACCAGGCCGGTTGCTGAGGCGAGGGCGATGGACCCATCGGTGGCGATCCTGTGGGGTGAGCCGCCGGCGGCTCCGGCGGCCGACAGCAGCGTGACCGCGCCGTATGCGGCCGTGCGAAGCGTGAGCTTGTCCTGGGTGGAAAGGTTGACGGACACGGTGGTGAGCTCCTTGATGTTGACGTGGGCAGGTGGCGACCGCCGGGTGGCGGCCCGGGATCACCGGGCGGGTCTCGGCTCCCGACCGGGGCGACCCACGACCGGAGGCGGACAGGATTTTTCACGACAAACCTCTCTTCATCGGGCACGGTTCGGCCCGGACGTACCGGTGGATCGGAGTCAGGGCCGCCGGTTACGGCAGGGTGAGTTCGTAACGGATACGCCGCCCGAGAGGGCGGAAGCCCAGGTGTCGACGCAGGGCGACCAGGTCGGAGTCCCCGTCGGCGGTGCGGGTCTCGATCTCCTCGACGTGTGGATGGACCTCGCGCAGTCGGGTGAGCAGAGCGGCGTTGACCCACAGCCCCAGGCGTCGTCCGCGATGACCGACGAGCACAGCAGGGCCGTACTGGCGGGCGCGACGCCGCGGCAGTGCACCTGTCGTCGCCAGGACATAGGCGACCACCCCGCCGTCCGCCTCGGCGGCGCTCACCACCGCGGCACCGGGACGGCTCGGATGCCGGAGCAGTTGCTCGACGCTGGTCGCGCCGCACGGATCCCCGGTCCAGTGACGCAGTCGGTATCCGGGGTGCTCGACATCGACCAACTCACCCAGCCATGCATGGTGGACATCGCAGTAGGTGAGCAGTTCATGGCTCCCGGATCCGATGCGCCGGAATCCGTGCCGCTCACAGAATGACCGCGCGGCGGAACCCGGGCTGGTCTCCACGATCAACCGCCGGCCCACCGCGTGTGCGCCGACGGCGGCCAGCAGCCGCGATCCGATCCCTCGACGACGCCACTGCGGCTGCACGTACAGGTTCAGCTCGAGGGTGTCCGGCTCCAGGGCGGTCGGTGCCTCAGGCAGCTCGTACCCGAACGGCATGACCGGACGCAGGCCGGCGACCCCGGCCACCACACCGGGCGAGGTCACAGCGTGCCAGCGTGGGGTGCCGAGATGATCCGGCACGGCCACTATGTCGATCACGCTTTCGCTCATGCGTCCACCATCGCCCGGCCGCCCTGGCCGATCAACGCAGAAGATCGCATCGCCGCATTAGCCAGCGGTGATCGATCGCCGACGGGCCCGCGACGGCCGGTGGTCCGCGCCACGCTCGCGCCGCCCGCTCTCGTCGCGGCCGTAGACTGCCCAGTCCCAGGCCACGACGATCGGAGACAGGGCCGTCCGGTGGAGCTGCGCGATATCGAGATCTTCCTGACACTGACCGAAGAGCTTCACTTCGGTCGTACGGCCGAGCGTCTGCACGTGTCCCAGTCGCGGGTCAGTCAGTCGATCAAACAGCAGGAACGCCGGATCGGCGGGGGCCTCTTCGAGCGTACGAGCCGTGCTGTTCGGCTCACCCCTCTGGGCGAGCGGCTGCGCGACCGTCTCCGCGCCGGCTACAGCGAGATCATCTCCGGCATCGAGGAGGCCACCGCCACCGCCCGCGGCCAGGCCGGCACGCTGACCATCGGCACGATGGCCACCCACTACCAGTCGGTCGAAGCCATCCTCGACCTGTTCCGGCAGCGGCACCCGCAGTGCGAGCTGCGCCTGCGCGAGATCCTGCCGACCGACCCGCTCGGGCCGCTGCGGGCCGGTTCGGTCGACATCGGGATTCTCTGGCTGCCCATCCGTGAGCCCGACCTCACGGTCGGGCCGGTCCTACACCGGGAGGAGTTGGTGCTCGCGGTGGCTGCCGGTCATCCGTTGGCTGGCCGGGGCAGCGTCCAGCTGGAGGATCTCGGCGATCATCCGGTGGTCTACCCCGAGGGACCCATTCCGGACTACGTGTGGGAGGCGCACACCCCGTCCACCACCCCGGCGGGACGACCCATCCGGCGCGGACTGGGCATCGTCACCCTCGAGGAGGCCTTCCGGGCGATCGCCCGTGGTGACGTCGTGTCTCCGATCGGGTCGGACGTGGCATCCACCCGACAGCGAGGCGACATCACCTTCCTGCCCATCACTGACGGACCGGTGTTGCACTACGCGCCGGTGTGGCGCGGCGACGGCGAGAACGCCCTTGTACGCGCCTTCGTCCGGGCCGCCACGGAGGCACAGCGAACGACATAGCCGGCCCGGCGCCGCCCTTTCCACCGCCAGGTCGTGACTGCGGCTCCACGCCGAGCGCCGGACAATCTCGTGCCGACGTCCGAAGACCCGCAAATCGAACATCAAAGCGCTGCAAACGGAACGCCAAGGCCCGCGCAAATCGAAAGCCCGTGCTCCCGCAGATCGAAAATTCGGCCGCTACGATGGAGCCGTGCCCACACCGCATCTGATCCCCCGCCGCGCCGCCGCGCAGGTCAATGCCGCTCTGGCGGACACCCGCGTTGTCTTGATCAGCGGAGCACGCCAAGCAGGCAAGAGCACCCTGGTTCGCCTCGTCGCCGGCGATCGTCTCGCCGAGCGCCGCGATCTTGATCGGGCTCAGGACCGGGCGGCGGCGATCGCCGACCCGGTCGGGTTCGTGGACTCCTCCGAACTCCTGGTCATCGACGAGATCCAGCGCGCTCCGGAACTACTGCTGGCCATCAAGGCAGCAGTCGACGAAGACCCTCGTCCGGGCCGGTATCTGCTCACCGGCTCGTCACGGTTGTTCGGCATGGTTGCCGCCCCGGACGCGTTGCCCGGCCGGATGGAGACCGTGGAACTCTGGCCGTTCTCCCAAGGAGAACTCGACGCCGAGCCGGACGGATTCATCGACGCAGTCTTCACGCTCGGTCCGGACCTGCGACACGAGTCGGAGGTGACCCGCGCCGACTATGCGGCCAGGATAGTGCGCGGCGGGCTACCCGAGGCCACCACCCGTACCGACCCACGCCGCCGCCAACGGTTCCTCGACGCCTACGTCCAGGCGCTCATCGACCGCGATGTCCGGCAGCTGTCCGACATCCAGCACAAGGGCGAGCTACGCAAACTGGTACGCCTGCTTGCGGCCAGGTCCGCGACCATCATCGCCGCCAACTCCCTCGAATCCGCCCTCGGGCTCAGTCGACCGACGATCGGCCGCTACCTCCAGGCCCTGGAAGAGATCTTCCTGATCAAGCGGATCCCGGGCTGGTCCCGCAATCTGGGCACCCGGGCCACCGCCGCGTCGAAACTGGTCTTCGTCGACTCGGGCATTGCCGCCAACGAGATCGCGACCGACGCCCGGGCACTGCTCCGGCCGGGCGCACCGTTCGGCCCACTCCTCGAGTCATTCGTCCTGTCCGAACTCTCCCGCCAGCTCACCTGGTCCGAGCAGCCCGTCGACCTCTCTCACTACCGCGACCAGAGCAGGTACGAAGTCGACGCGGTGCTCGAGAACAGATCCGGCCAGGTGGTCGGGATCGAGGTGAAGGCGGCCACGACCGTCGGACCCGACGACTTCCGCGGGCTACGCCGACTCGCCGACCGCCTCGGCGAGGACTTCATCGCCGGCATCGTCCTCTACACCGGAACCTCAACGCTGCCGTTCGGCGACAGGCTCCGCGCCATGCCGGTCAGCGCCCTGTGGCAGGTTCCCGCCTCGACAACAGACTGAGCCCGCTCACAAGTCGCTCCTCAGCCCCTCAGGGCTACCGAAGACCGAGAGGCGTGGCCTGCTGATCTTCGGCAAGCGATCGCAGCGAGCCCGCGAAGCGACCGGCACGCAACAGGGGACGATAGGAAAGCCGCAGGTCATCGGCCTGCGAGCACCGGCGGAGCGTCGTCTTGGGAAACCGATGCTCTATCCCCTGAGCCACGAGGGCGCGAGGGCGCAGTCTAGCGACCTGGGGTTCACCTGGGGTGGCGGGAGTGGCCCACGTTCCCCCGACCCCCGTTCGCCCAGCCCAGGACCACCTCACGCCGTAGGAACGCGCCGCCCTCACCAGCCGCGACGGCCTGCTCATATGTGGCCAGCAGCTCCAGCTCCTGCCCCGGCGTGAACGACCGGCGTACCCGCGGCCCGCCAGAACGCGGACCTTCTTGCGGCTCATGACCCCGTCCTGGGCCGTCGCGACGTCAACAGCAGTATTCAACGCTTCTCGATCCTGAACTGTCCGAGGGACTTGCTACGAGCCGCTGACCTCAACTCATCCTGACGGACAGGGACAGCGCGGCTTACTCGCTCATGCGGTCGGGGCGCTGAGGACGCAGTCAACGGCCGTATAGAGAGTTTCGGTTTCGGACTTCAGGATCGAGTCCTCGGTGGGCAGGGCTCGTGCGATGGAGAGCCCATTGAGGACGGTGAGCAGGAATCGCACTCGGCGTGCGTGGTCCTCCCTGGGAAGCGCGCCTTCGTCAGCGAGAACCGTCAGCCAGTACTCGATACGGCGCCACCCGCCTCGCTCCAGGGCGAGATACGCCGCGCGCACCTCCTCGCTCGGCTCGGGTGCGATGAACATCTGGTACGCCTTGCCCCACGCCTCACGTGCTTGCTCCCCGACGCCGGCGGGGGCGAGCACTTGCCGGAGACAGTTGACCAGTCGATCCCGGACGGGCAGCGATCGGTCGTGGATCGGGTCATCAGGGAACATGTGGTCGTAGATTCTGGCGAGCACGGCGTCCTGCAGCGCGCGCTGGGTCGGAAAGTGGAACCTGAGCGAGCCCGTGCTCACCCCGGCCCGTGCCGCGACCGCACGCACGCTCAACCGTGCGGTCACATCCTCTGCGAGCATCGCCGCCGCGGCCGCGAGGATCCGTTCCCGCGAGCCGGTGCTCCCGTCGTCCCGTGTCATCCGCCACCTCCTGTCACATCGTACTAGCACGCCGTGCTAGCGTTGCCACTAGTACAGCGTGTTAGTGAGAAGCGGCGGTCGACGGCGAGCGAGGGAACGTGATCGAGGACTGGCGACAACGGCGGGCAGCCAAGCGCATCAAGAGCGGAGACGGGCGGGCATTGAAACGCCTCCGCTGGTGGCAGCTACCCTTCCGCGCACTGTTCCACCTTCCACTGGCCGACGGGGATGGCCGGCAGACGGTGTACGCCGTCGACATCCCACGCCGGACCGACCCGGAAGGCGGCAAGGCGAGAGCGCACCTGTATCTCGACGGCAGACACCACGCCGAGTCCAAGCTCCCGGCAGTCTTCCCCGTCGAGGGCGGCATCATCGAAGTGGCGATCAGTGCATTCGGGCTCAAGCGCTGCCACTACGTCACCACCGCCGGCGCGGAGCACCCGCTCATTCCGGATCCGAAGTCCGCCGAAGGACGCCGCGCCCGCGTCGAACACGAACACCCGACGCTGAGCCGCTCGATCAGCTTTCTCTCCGTGCTGATGCTCCTCATCGGCGTGGGCCTGAACCTGCTGCAACTCGCCGAACCGATGTCGCGGATCCCCCCGATCGCCGAGAACATCGGAACTTTCGACTCGCCCATTCACCTGCCGATCTGGCTCAACCTCGCCCTCGCCGTCGGGGCCGCACTGGGGAGCACCGAGCGGGCACTCCGCCTGCGTCACAGCGTGCTCGACCACGCCGGGAAGTGACCCCATCCACTGGAGGAAGCCATGACCACCACGAACAAGCCGACCTCACCACCCATTCCGGCCGAGCCGGGCAACGGGCCGTCAGTCCCCACCGGAGTGGAATACCACCGGGTACTCGCCGGCGAAGAACGCCGCATCGGTCGCGGCGTTCTCGCGATCCTCCTCCTGCTGGCAGGGCTCGTCGTCTTCCCGACGGTCATCGGCAGAGCGGCTGCGCTCATCGACGTACGGATGGGGAACACCCCGCCGATCCTGGGTGGCACCGACTACACGCCGCTCTACCATGCCAGTTCGATGTTCGCCCTCGGCCTGCTCATTCCGTGGAGCATGCTCATCCAGCGGTG
Encoded here:
- a CDS encoding inositol monophosphatase family protein, with translation MAHRPLTFDLAAEIAETVRPALSDAVATTDLGEVTQDKGGGHTAHKVDDVAEQVLFDALRRRGFQGQVFSEEAGLVRLGADPRMIVCDPYCNTTLTFHGVRESAVAVYEYTVEGEFLSGAIADIQIPRVVWAGPDTGAHVSTLGGDTRAATCSSVQRVEDAFLVVSLLKRNRRQHPPLTLLAGPKLLGTVDGAIVAARIAVGEVDGFVDHEFGQPSYETLAYELVARAGGRVTDPAGEPIDFGAIVRGLGRGEVRRHRILAIANPSLHRDVRAHLAG
- a CDS encoding class I SAM-dependent methyltransferase, producing the protein MRQEEIWDAEAARRYDTPGTGMFAPDVLGPTVDRLAALAGDGRALEFAVGTGRVAVPLAERGVPVSGIELSVPMVERLRTKVDAATIPVVVGDMASATVPGEFSLVYLVYNTVANLLSQAEQVACFRNAARHLRPGGRFVIELWVPELRQLPPGRQATVWHTENGYIGLDTYDVLRQRVVSHHVRFGAGREAQIFRTPHRYVWPSELDLMGELAGFALESRHADWTGAEFTGESRSHVSVYRLPG
- a CDS encoding VOC family protein, which produces MFESALVNLYTSDIEAGIRFYRDLLGFVETFRTPTEGVPEHVEFRLGGFTLGLGTVEAARRAHGVAAEPGRPAMALVVWTHDVDEAFARLAAAGVPTVQDPHDSGNGNRNALLRDPDGNLVEIVSKVG
- a CDS encoding AAA family ATPase, producing MAKVLVTGMSGTGKSTALRMLAARGHRTVDTDSDRWSRWVPLPDGSSDWIWREDAITDLLTGHRAGHLFVAGCRSNQGRFYPSFDHVVLLSAPAEVLLTRIADRTDNPYGKRAEERAEILRNLAEVEPLLRATATAEVDASAPVESVVGHLERLAGG
- a CDS encoding TetR/AcrR family transcriptional regulator, whose protein sequence is MTRDDGSTGSRERILAAAAAMLAEDVTARLSVRAVAARAGVSTGSLRFHFPTQRALQDAVLARIYDHMFPDDPIHDRSLPVRDRLVNCLRQVLAPAGVGEQAREAWGKAYQMFIAPEPSEEVRAAYLALERGGWRRIEYWLTVLADEGALPREDHARRVRFLLTVLNGLSIARALPTEDSILKSETETLYTAVDCVLSAPTA
- a CDS encoding ATP-binding protein, with the protein product MPTPHLIPRRAAAQVNAALADTRVVLISGARQAGKSTLVRLVAGDRLAERRDLDRAQDRAAAIADPVGFVDSSELLVIDEIQRAPELLLAIKAAVDEDPRPGRYLLTGSSRLFGMVAAPDALPGRMETVELWPFSQGELDAEPDGFIDAVFTLGPDLRHESEVTRADYAARIVRGGLPEATTRTDPRRRQRFLDAYVQALIDRDVRQLSDIQHKGELRKLVRLLAARSATIIAANSLESALGLSRPTIGRYLQALEEIFLIKRIPGWSRNLGTRATAASKLVFVDSGIAANEIATDARALLRPGAPFGPLLESFVLSELSRQLTWSEQPVDLSHYRDQSRYEVDAVLENRSGQVVGIEVKAATTVGPDDFRGLRRLADRLGEDFIAGIVLYTGTSTLPFGDRLRAMPVSALWQVPASTTD
- a CDS encoding GNAT family N-acetyltransferase is translated as MSESVIDIVAVPDHLGTPRWHAVTSPGVVAGVAGLRPVMPFGYELPEAPTALEPDTLELNLYVQPQWRRRGIGSRLLAAVGAHAVGRRLIVETSPGSAARSFCERHGFRRIGSGSHELLTYCDVHHAWLGELVDVEHPGYRLRHWTGDPCGATSVEQLLRHPSRPGAAVVSAAEADGGVVAYVLATTGALPRRRARQYGPAVLVGHRGRRLGLWVNAALLTRLREVHPHVEEIETRTADGDSDLVALRRHLGFRPLGRRIRYELTLP
- a CDS encoding LysR family transcriptional regulator, which gives rise to MELRDIEIFLTLTEELHFGRTAERLHVSQSRVSQSIKQQERRIGGGLFERTSRAVRLTPLGERLRDRLRAGYSEIISGIEEATATARGQAGTLTIGTMATHYQSVEAILDLFRQRHPQCELRLREILPTDPLGPLRAGSVDIGILWLPIREPDLTVGPVLHREELVLAVAAGHPLAGRGSVQLEDLGDHPVVYPEGPIPDYVWEAHTPSTTPAGRPIRRGLGIVTLEEAFRAIARGDVVSPIGSDVASTRQRGDITFLPITDGPVLHYAPVWRGDGENALVRAFVRAATEAQRTT